The region CAGGTTTTACGAAAAATAGTTTTTGTTTGCAAAAAAATTTTATTTCGTTGTTGTTCCGACCACACCCTTAAAGTATTCTCATTGTGAAAGCACACTTGAGGGGTACCTGCTTTGACGAATTTTGTTCAGACAAGTTCCTTAAGCAGGCAATATTGGCGACAGCAAAGCTGCTGAAAAAGCTACTGTGGTATAAAAActgtgttgcttgtcagtttGGACAGTtacaagtttgctgctgcttgtgggCTATGTCTAAAGGTAAGCAGTGGTTAATAATATGTGTAAGTATCCTACAATAAGGTTGTGCTCATGGCAAAGTTTAAGCTGATGCATGCTATTCCCTCCTTCCGGTGTTGTGTCTGCAGGATTTTTACTAATTTTAATGTTCGCTATTTGTCAGCTATGAGCAGATCTCTGTTCTCTTTTATTCTGCTGTATTACTTCTGCAAAAGATTAGTGCTGTGATTGATGTCAGCATTTGCCTTTTCGTTTAGGCATGCTTCCTCCGAGGCTTCAACCCAATGGGCTTGAGCAAACGAGACATGGTGCAGTATCTACAAGACTGGATAAACATTTCATCAAACATAGAAGGTACTTGTGTGTTTATCAAGCCAGGGTATCGCTTCATTAAGCCTGCATCGAGAGTCTTATCTGCAGGACAGTGACTCAAGTGTGAAGGGCTtgttttatttccctttttataTCTGCCCTTGTCCGCTACATTTTGTCGCATCGCAGAACCCATTCAATCACCAACTAAGCCCAATGTGCACATACTGCGGCAGTGAAGAATCCGTGTTGATCGTAAAGCATCTGTTGTATTGATGCTGTTTGTGTGCACTTTAAGCAGAGGTgaaatatgttttcttttttttttttccccaagttCACATTACTGTCATCTTTCAGAAGGATCACATATTACATTGCAGCAGATGTCATAGATGAACCCacaattaaatggaaaatgagacatccacccaatcgtagcaattgctacaaaggaaacccatgcgggtttctcgagaaagaaaagcctcgcagtttaggaaaaattcgtcctggtccgggactcaaacccaggaccaccgcctttctggggcagccgctctgccatctgagctaaccaggcggctagcaggtgtcagggcgaagtcgaatttatcgacaactcgaagcaaaggcaagtgtttgtcGTAATAGTTAagtggaaacccgctaggtggagagaagtaattaaatggaaaatgacgTCTGCAagctgcctggttagctcagatggtagagcggctgccccggaaaggcggtggtcccgggttcaagtcccagaccaggatgaatttttcttcaactgcgaggcttttctttcgaggaacccatatgggtttcctttgtagcaattgctacgattgggtggatgtctcattttctatTTACGGTAATTACTCCTCTCCACCTAGCGGTTTTCCACTGAACTATGACTTCAATCACTTCCCTTCGCTTCTAGTTgtcgataaattcgacttcgccctgccatctgctagccacctggttagctcagagtGGCTGCGCCAGAAAGGCGGGagcaggacaaatttttcttcaactgcgaggcttttctttcggggaacccgtatgggttccttcgtagcaattgctattactgggtggatgtctcaccttccatttaaaggggccctgaaccccccccccccctccccccagctTGGTGAAGTAACATTGTCCGCGAGTaacatacgctgttgtgaacatctcagccaagttctgctgtcgtacgcggtccgtggagctcgcaagcggaacgcgcactgatctttctctcaaacgctattgtTTCAAAAGaaccatgatcctcgctcttttctgtgtgctttatttcgtaataaagcacactccaatacatggctgctattggtagctgcggtcggctacaccgcggccgccacgaGGTACTGCCACAAGTCCAGcagctaagcgcactgcggctcgctgaggacaaccgcgtttggttTATGTTTggcgcttcgtaggcaccaaaatcgaaagtccaaaatgaaatttgaactgcgtgccatggtgacgtttccgaggcggagcgttatggccccgccccactccgctgtagcctttgcagtgcaaggcattgaaggaggaagggggggggagcACAGCGGATGCCATGTtagattgccaataactccgcttctgctgaacgcattgaagtactttttgcggcaaactgattctgaaatagcctattttcacctcaaatgtatttctccactgcaataaaaagtggttcagggcccctttaattacTTGTCTCCACCTAGCGAGTTTCCGCTGAACTATGatgtcaaacacttgcctttgcttggAGTTGTCGATGGATTTGACTTCGCCCTGCCGTCTGCTAGCCACCTGCTTAGCTCTGATTacggtagagcggctgccccggaaaggcggtggtccgggaccaggacaaatttttcttcaactgcgaggcttttctttcgaggaacccgtatgggtctCCTTTGCAGCAATTGCTATGCTTGGGTTGaatacttctctccacctagcgggatTCCGCTGAACCCGCAATGATAGATTAAATTACTAATGTTTGCTATTTAATACTTTAACAGAGATTGCTGTATTGTAAATGCTCATTGGAAGGTAATGAAGGTAGCTGTAGCTTTTATCTCGTTCCTGGTGCATTACTTGTTACATCCAAATTATACTGAGCACTGAATAGAAGCATAGCAAATAACTTGTGCAAAATGTTGTGTTTCTTTTCCTTAtacttgttctctctctctctcactattattattattattattattattattattattattattattattattattattattattattatgtttgttctttttttgcagGTGACTGCATCTCCTTGCTGCTACATTGCCCCATATTGTTGGCTTACAACGCACCAAGCAATTGGATTTTGATCCACTAATGGTGCAGCCACTGTTAGAGGCACACCATAGTTTAGCCTAGTCAGAACAAAGGTACAtcaaaataaaaatgttttttttttttgtttcttaaaaATTATTTACATACTAATAAATGATTGTATGTATCATTTGTGTTTTGTGATTCTGCTCAGATAGTGCAACTTGAGTGTGCATGTATGATGCATGTGTGTTGCTGGCAATGAGTGTGGTTGGATTTTATGATGGCAGGTTCTACGCTAAGGAgcagatttttatttatttatttatttatttattgctccACTGTTAAGAATTCATCCTTGTGGAGCGAATTCTAACGTACACGTTATGCTGGTTTTTTCGAGATTGGGTACTTTAATGAGCTAGAGATGCCATAGTTACAAACTGActcagtatattaactctatgagAGATGCCTAACATATTCTACTACATGTTGGTGCGACTAGGTTAGTTTCTTTGCAATAACTTCCTTTGCATATACCAAGGCGAGGCCAGGCAGATCAGCATGCACTTAAAACTTCCTGATTTGTCTTGCATTTTCTTCAAGCGTCTTACGCCGACTTCCCTTAACCGCTAAGAACAGCGTGTAAACAATTGTGGGTTGGCAACTGGTCGCATCGCAGTCGATGAAATGCTAAATCGTATCCGATCCAGAATAGTTAGCCGTGGAGCCGTGGTCGGTAAAAGATGACCAACTTTCTAGTAGCGGCCACAATATTTGCCGCTGTCGTTGAATGTGCTTTCGCGGTAAGCTTCGGTTCTTATGGAGTATATGCTGGTTGCTTGTTTATACAATATTTAGCAATCCTTagccttatttttttcttttttttttccttgcaacTTTCCCTTGTACGGTATTTCCCTGCAGTGCTGACGCACTTTTGAGAATTGACTATGACATTATGGTTGATTCTTTTGCAGAATGATATTGAAGACAAGCTGATCACGCTCGCAGTGTCTCAGTCTTTTGACTCTGGTGCGTAAAGTCGATGCTATGAGCCATATATCCCGCTAGCCGCCGAACGGAAGCGGTGCAACATACTGCAGCCACCTTCTCTGTTTTAGGTTCCGATATCAGCTATGTTACCAGAGCCGTCCTATCTGTTCCCCTGGCCCGACCATCGGAAAGCACTTTTCACCAAGTGCCACTTTCGGCGTCTGACGCAGCCAAGCTAAGGGTTACTATGGGTTGATCATTGGCGCTAATTAGCCTATTGCGAAAACGAAAGTAGTCCTTCTCTACTATAATGTACCCTATCTTCTTTGTTTGCAGAAACTTGCAGAGGAGAACGGCCTGTACAGGGTGCGAGTGGCTAACGAACAAAATGACCCTGCTTTCGTTGTGTCGTCTTTTGCAAAAGCCGTAAGCAGATTTCAAGTGCATGCAGTTTTTAGTGCGGACAAACCCGTGTGAACCTGGAACCGTCTGTATGATTTATCGCGAAATGACTGCAACACGTTCGTGCGAGTCATTTATTCATCATTGGGTCGGTAGCATCCAATAATcagttgttattattattattattattattattattattattattattattattattattattattattattttgaagCTATAACACTTATGAAAATTGCGAATTTATATCACAGGTTTGGGAAGATTtagccatttttatttaactAATCAAGCATTGCTCTTTATCTTATGTTTCACTTTCCACTGGCTTAAGCAATTATGTGTTCTTGCCTTTCTGGTGCCAGTGCTCCCTCTACGAGTCCGAGCTGAAGGACCACTTCATGGTGACATTGGACCGTTCTGGTGCCCTTCTTGGGGTGTCGGACTTCGTTGGTCAGCAGTGCACGGGCACATATGTTCCAGACCACAAGCTTGTGAACTTCAACACCACTCTCTCTGTGTCGATAGTAAACATTGCTCCTGGGTAAGTACGAAAACTAGTTTTGGTAGCTGCGCCAAACTGCCATTACGAATGCCCTGGTGAAGTTGCCTCTATTAGACATACCATAGCCACACAGACAAATTATATCTATTGGATGCAAAGACAGCTACCAGTGTGTGGGATCATCCACATTGAGGAAAACACCTCAGTAGTATGCAAGCTCTCATAACAATTTAAGTTTGGAATGAAGGCCTGCAGCTTAATCTTTTATTGGTATCTGTGTCATTTATTTACTAATTCTTGATACCTCGAAGGTTACAATTCGGTACGTAACATGTGGGTGAATTAGTTGTGTTCAGTGTAGTTGGTGCCAATTAATGGATGTTTATGTTAATGGCAGTCTTGTAGCATGATTAGTCAGCGGGCGCCTATATCAGGAGGAAGTGCCATTCCAGTCATGTGATTTCtgcagaaaaaaatgaatgcTGGAAGGTTAGGTTAGGCATGGTATTAACAACCTTTTTCTCTCGTAATCAAAAGAATGCAATCAAAGACCCCTGGAAGGGGTATGATACACTGTCAGCAATTCATGCCATTTTTATCAGCCTCCTAGATGAGAACAGAAATTGTTTTTTATTGGTGTTTTCTGAATAAACAATCTGAGTTGGTGATAGCTTACAGAATTAGATGTGTTCGTTTCATACCATCAGCATATTTCATGGAAATTAGCTTAGAGAACGGAAACATGGAATGAACTTGTCTTGATAAAGTCCTGTCCCTTGCTTTTTTCTAGTTTATCAGGCTGCTTTTTACCATGAAATTATGCAGATAATGTGGTACACATCTATGTTGTTATTGCAAGAGTTATAGCACCCTGCAAATCGAATCTACAGAAAGAGCAAGGGACAGCGCTTTAAGACAAATCTATTTCGTGTTTCCATTCACCCTTGGTCAACACCCCCATCTTGCTTTGTTTAAACACAATTCATGGCACCCTGATGCGCATGTCAGCACCATTGTGGTGTTGTTTAGTTTTGATGAATGTGTATTATGACTGTAAGTTGTTTCCATAGATTTCTAAGCAGATGAGGGTATTAAGACTATGAAGCATGCTGTCATCTTCTCTGACAGTTGCTCTTTTGTGCCTCGCGTAATGCTTTCATTGACTGTATCCAATTATCTATGTGGGGCCACTATTCCTCTTAGTCATTCTTTGTTTCACTTTCTCATTTGCCTGTTTGTCATTTAGCAATCTTGGTTTTGATAATGTCTTCAGTATTGCCATTCTTGCCACACTTATTTTGGCTGACTTTGTTGTCACTTCTAATTTGTTGTCACTAATTGCCTCATTGCATGTGTGGTTCTCTTCCCAGTGCAAGGCTGAACCATCTAATCTTCTCTGATCAACTTTCATTGCAATGCCTCTTATCATGACAGTCCCTCACATGGGGCCATTTTAAACCTTATCTTTCGTCGCTACACCATTAACCTGTTTTTGCATCCCACTTTCATCTACATGGGAATTTGCAGTGTCATATGTATAATGCGAATTTTACACGGTATTGGTGGTCATACAATTGCTTTGCAAACTTTGCCTCTCAGCTTTGCTGAAATCATCCAGATGCACTGAGTAGTTGGTGCCTCAGGCTCTGCCTTCACAAGTTCCAGTATGGAGCTGCGGCTCGTCATGTCAAATTAGATTAATTGTTGGCATTATTCAGCACCACACTGTCTTGCCCCAGTAAGTCTGGCTAGCTTGATGATGAGAGTTGTGTTTGCATATTGTCAAAGGTGCAAGAGGCTGTTTCTGATGGAAGTGGCTGTACCAAATCCTGCACTTCATGGAATTATTGCAGGCCGGACACACAAACTTATATTCGACGCCTGGAGCAGGAAAAAGGCCGAGAGGGCACGTGGAGAAAATGCTGACAACCGTTCATTCTTTGCCAAATATGTAAGTTCCTTCTAGTGCTGAATATTATGCATGTTACCACAGTTAGTTAAATCACTGCAAGCATTTCTGGCTTGTGGGCTTTCTTCTACATTGCATGCATGCAAagatatacagtgtagaccacttataatgtaggATCGCCGaagttgcgaatatccgcactgtaagcaggtaccgcactataaccaaaacaactattttattgcgataatggacactccaggcccatttctgccgtcgctgtcaccgtgctctgggttccgtattcgcttactaaataaatcgACAAGCAccgtgtcacgtgcgcacaagcaaacatgaacacatctcgttcgTTGACTgcagaaacgaactgtcaaaacggtCAAGTGACGAAgcacggcgagcgaattgaccttcgttctatcatgcctctcgcatcaacgcgacctataagcagcgaaaacacggcgcgcggaaGACTTTCctcgtcgcagattgctttcaagatagggccaaggcgatcgcatcgctgaagtggatcgtcgcagattacgtcctgcttcggtttactgaaaccgttccgcattgctttgctggcgaaaaccctctccttctgtttgcgccagtcccgaacgcaagtttcggattctccgaatgcccgtgatgcggcccgatttccgtctccgcacacatgatcactttccttttaaatgcggcatcatgatgaactcagtACTTCATGCTAATAGAGTAGACGCAGAGAATGTGTAGACAGacagtagactattgcctaagcacgtgtactgcagcacctGGAGGAAGCTACAGTAGCTAAACTCgaaagtagctaggctcgacgcgcgtgcgaggcagtcattttgaaatgccgacagcTATATGGCAACGCAGATTTATGGTCGTACTCGTTTCCAACACGCACACAATTTTtagacctgttttatcggaaaaaaaaagtgcgcgttagattaaatacggtatttgtggcttaaggggagcgtttgccgtctaggttgactgccgaacttccaggcagctgcactgtaaccggtattttgtgtcccgcaactgcactataagcgatacgcgtatacatatagtgctatgggaaaattaacgagagtctgaaaagactgtattatatccgatcctgcactataagcggttacgttataagtggtctatactgtaatagAGCACAAGGATGTTAGTTCATTTTGTGACTATAGTACTGCACTCCTATGGGGTCATATACTGTGGGGTCGAACTGATATTATGGTGTGTTAAACACCAAGTGGCTGAAATATATTCAGAGCCCTCTGCTATCACTCCTTCTGTAATGCAAGTGTAGGTTTGGGACATAAAACCTCATCATATATGctgtgtagaccgcttataacgtaagttgccggagttgcgaatatctgcactataagcggtaccgcactataaacaaaacaacgattttcaagccctgcacgtatgaaaaacatgtagaccaagcatgtagacgtGCTTTGGACTATCGCGTGCACATcgtgattacgttttcgccagctcactggcgaaaacataatcgcgatgtagccggtgcttttcaagtttgacagctttgcaccgagtcaaaacgaaacaaccgTTTGCCGCAAACGCTGCGGAAAAAAACCGTAACCGCTATTACGCGattttgcggtgctgaaggcacgcgcccgacgcacgcaccaagtctggacgaattaactaccttTTGCTGCAACAACtacagtcgaaaccgcggtcactatcgatgcgatcatcgatggcgactacgcagttttttaggcacgcggccaacgcgcgtaccgagtaaaaacgaaactacggtttgccgcaactgctgcgaagaaaaccgcggccgctatcgacgcgatcgtggatgacgactacgcagttgcGAAAGCCTGCGGTCCAACGCGatgtaaacgcaagaatacaggctttaaagacacaaataggctcaaagcgttccggcgttgctgttaTTCaggtacgatttcaactgatggctgtggcgatgcggtactccgccgcttcgtttcggttggacgctagcgccgttcttgctcttttgcgtcgcacatttgcggcgcaccccgctcaccgagctccgaaagtagtccgaattaaccgatgtgcggccaaataagtctgaATTAACGAAAGTTtaattgcattgaataatgcatacgccggccgggcgCGCGCACCTTGTTAacaagcgtgctcgctgccgcccttgtcggcgagattttcctgcggaaACCGCATTATGaccggtatttcatctcacgcggctgcactgtaagcggtatgcgtatacatggagtgctatgggaaaattaacgggagtctgaaaagaccgtactattccggtcctgcactataaacggttacgttataagtggtctatactgtaattttAATAATTGTGTGAAATCTGAGTGGTGGGTTTGTAACTATTTCATATGAACACCTTTAGCTGCAGTCATAAAGTATGGGAAAGCTCTGGTTTTGTACCTCATCTGCTGTTCGTCAATTTTGTGAACTAGTGATTAATTACCGTGATTATAGCCATGAACACCTTCGTGCCCGCTATATGATTTCTGCATTGGTAAGGATAAAAAAAATCTACATAATATATGGATGTTCTGGTAAGTTACAGGTGGACTTCAGCATTCTTGGTCAAATCTGAAAAACACTAAATAGTGAACTTATTTTGAAATACTTGGTGTTAACTAAAGCAGGCCATTGCAACGAAGCAGTATGGCACTAAATAAAATGCACATTCTAATCCACCCAGAAATGATGTGATCATAAAGCATTATCTTGTGAAAACTcggtacattaaaaaaaatattatatCCTGGCTGTTGTTAGTGAAGGCTTCCACGCAGACTGTGTTGCAGTACCACGGTGTCGGCGCTCACCACCATAGCCATACAAGCTCCTAGCCATTGTTTGTGCACTGTTGCGATTTCAGCAATTTCACACCAATAAACTCGCACGTGGCCATAGTACATCATGCTAGCGCTAGACACAGATATTATTGGGAAACCTAGTAAACTTTAGTGCAAATAATCACTGAAAACAATTGGTAGGCTTTTGTATGAATGAAATTGAGGAGCTGCAGAGCATGATTTCACAAAGATTTGGTTGTGCTGCTGTCACATTTTGTGCAGGCAAAAAGATTCGACTAGTTATCAGGCATGGCATTTCTCGGAAGGCAAAGTAGATGTGGCCAAGTTTTCAAAATTCATTGCcaatgcagttttcttttttgctgtgaTATGTCCATTTGTCTGCACAACAttgaagttacaaaaaaaaaatggattaaAAACTAAGCAGTTGTGCTAAatgaaagagggaaaaaaaaacatccttgaCAAATGTTTCCCAATTTGACAACTGATACATCGAAGAGTGAAGCTGTATAAGAGAGTTCTCACACCTTTCAGAAGTACTACAAGGGGTCTGTTTGCGGACTCACGGCCTCGCTCAAACGCAGCAGTAACAGCTACTGCGTTCAAGCGTGGTCATGGCTGGCTGTTGTTAGTGACAACTCCCATGCAGACTGTATTGCAGCACCATAGTGTCAGCTTTCACCACCGCAGCTGTGCAAACTTCTAGCTAAGGTTTCCGATTATTGCTTTAGAAAAAAAACTTTGATATTTCAATTGCTGTTTATTCTAATGAGATATTTCTAAGCTAAACTTTATTTTACAATTATTGATTACGTTTCAAAACAAATTTGTGGCTCTGACTCACATTGTGTTGTATTTGCGTCGACCGCACCGTTTGACGAAAACCATTGCTGGGCTCCCCTCAACCCCAATAACGCTGAACAGCTGCAATAAATCTGAACATTGAAAACGCAGAACTCTGATCATAGGCCACAAATAGCTTTACTAATTTTCTGCTTGTCTTGAGACATGTATGCTAACAAGTGTGATAACTTTTGTGTGTTCCAGTGGATGTACATCATGCCACTTCTCATCTTCCTGCTCATCTCGGGTGCTTCAAATCCAGAAGGACAGGGAGGTGGCAGTTCTGGTCGTTGATGAAGTTTAGATGAATAGGAAACCACCATTTGTAATATATTCACTTTGAGCACATCACTTTTCAGTAGTTACTCTGTGCACTCTGCAGCAACTGAAGACGAGCGTGTGTGTGATTGTTGTTAATAAAGGTTTGTGGTGTAATGCTGTTCAGAGATTGTAGTTTAAGTTATAAGGGTGGCAGATAGGTCAAGTTGGTAATCTACTGTTTTTTCAGAGATCTACAGCACGAAGCAGAGGACAGAACAATGACAGCTGTTCGCTTCTCTGCGACAACAGTGGATTACCAGTGAGCTCAATCTGCCAACCTTCTTAGCACAGTTCTAGTTATTCGGGCTCCCCTTTTCATGTGTTTCTTTGCATTCGTCCACCCTGCTTGTTCTAATCGCTTAGTGCTAGTGTTTGTTCTCCTGTCCACTGCTTCACACTATACATCTCTGCAACATCTTTGTAAAATTTACTCATTAGGTCTGTTTGATTCTCCTGCACTTTTTTCGTAAGTTCACTGAGCAACGCCAGTGCAGTGCAGCCACAGTATGACACTAGGGCCTCCCATAAATTGATCCAAAAGTACCGATATTGTGCAGGTCCTGTTTCTGCGTATGCATCTCGGGCCTTTCGTTAATGACTTTGTCCAGTGTGTCCCGTGATTACATTGCGAATTCCCATTTGTTCAGATTCACGGCTGCCGTGCCGTAAGGAAAATGGACAGTGGCTCTTTTCCAGCACTCTAACAGCGAACGTAAAGCAGCATAACGGTCTAGTTGCAATGCCGTCGCATGAGCTGGCGAGACGGTAAAAAGTCTGATAGCTCAATATTGTGAAAAGATGGTAAGAAACTACTTTGAATTCAAGTTCAAGCAGTTGGATAGGGTCATTCAAACATTAAAGAGATTCCTCATAGCTGGAACACAAGAGTCTAGAAGACGCACAAATACCTGCATGAAAGTGTGCTACTTTAATAAAGCACAGTGCTTGCAATGATGGGGAAATACACAGCCCTGCCCCCATTATCCGCCGTGTTTATTCTTATTTGCAAGACTGCCGATTGTATCTCTGCCTACTGTTCAAAACTTTCAGCTTGCTGGGCTAACTTGTGGGGTACCTGTGTCTCTCCTGAGCATCAGCCTTCCATTCCCAAGCCTTTCGCGGCCTCATTTAATACTAGAATTCAGCAAAAACAGCATGAACACAAATGAGTACACATGATGGGTGCTAAGAAAAGTGCAGCAACAAGAATATAATGGCTGATCTACACACACATTCTTTGCATTCACATCTCTTTACGGCAAATTTGATCTTGATCCATCGACTATGTTGTGATGAATACAGCGGTTCCGGTGACATCTCACTGAAGTACCTGCAAGGAAAACCACCTCAACTGCTGATGGTTCCCCATCTGCCTTAGAATAGCTCATGGCAGATGTCGCCTTTTGTGTATGGCAAGCGCCATTTTGCGTAGTACTTAACTAGTAGCCCGCCAACTAGCTACAGCATGCTCTTTTTTGGTAACTATTGTCTCCTTCCCCATCAGACTTTGCACAGTGCAAACAGACCCAGGTTTTACAGCAATAATTGTTATGCATTGCTTATGCTGCAGGACAATCAAGGCACTAGAACATTTTTaaaggttcatcatcatcagcctatatttatgtccactgcagtacgaaggcctctctccctgcgatttccaattacccccgtcttgtgctagctgattccaacttgcgcctgcgaatttcccaacttcatcactccaccaagttttctgccgtcctcgactgcgcttcccttctcttggtatccattgagtaaccctaatggtccactggttatccatcctacgcattacatggcctgcccagctccactttttccgcttaatgtcaactagaatatctgctattcccatttgttctctgatccaaaccgctctcttcccgtctcttaacgttagggctaacatttttcgttccatcgctctttgtgcggccctcaACTTGTTCTcttgcttctttgttaacctccaagtttctgccccatatgttagcaccggtagaatgcaatgattgtacacttttcttttcaacgacagtggtaagctcccagtcaggatttggcaatgcctgccgtattcactccaacccagttttattcttctataaatttctgtctcatgatcagggtccgctgtgagtaattgacctagataaacatactcctttacagactctagaggctgactggcgatcctgaattcttgttcccttgccagg is a window of Dermacentor silvarum isolate Dsil-2018 chromosome 4, BIME_Dsil_1.4, whole genome shotgun sequence DNA encoding:
- the LOC119450318 gene encoding ER membrane protein complex subunit 10-like; protein product: MTNFLVAATIFAAVVECAFANDIEDKLITLAVSQSFDSGSDISYVTRAVLSVPLARPSESTFHQVPLSASDAAKLRKLAEENGLYRVRVANEQNDPAFVVSSFAKACSLYESELKDHFMVTLDRSGALLGVSDFVGQQCTGTYVPDHKLVNFNTTLSVSIVNIAPGPDTQTYIRRLEQEKGREGTWRKC